Proteins from one Paenibacillus thermoaerophilus genomic window:
- a CDS encoding ABC1 kinase family protein produces MNTGRRIRQLQRYRTIASAFARNGLGYVYQEMGLTEKLPFFRDEERKGIHNKSVGERIRLLLEELGPTFVKLGQIASTRPDLIPAHILSELERLQDNVPAFSYREASAIIEQELGAPVEELFLHFSETPLAAASIGQVYRAVLKDGTAVAVKVQRPDIQTLIETDLDILADWARLAEHRLEWARNYRLRDIVDELGRALRAELDYTTEARNAERFANQCKTWKYVQVPTVYWDYCTRRVLTMGYIEGIKLSDQEQLDRAGLDRRLLAERFAKTIFHQVLVEGYFHGDPHPGNVLALKDGSLVLLDFGMVGRLTPGMKKHFASFVIALRNQSSKGVIRAISNMGIVPEDVNMELLYADVDDMREKYYKVPLNQVSLGEAVQDLFAVALRHRIRIPTELTLLGKALLTLEGVVSALDPAFSVFDVAEPFGKKLFLERLSPIQMLKTWMEDVPEYLDLLREVPLGLKQLSSLMRRGQVRVEVAVPQLDALMKKMDRISNQLSFSIVLLSLSIVMVGLIIGAALSHSQTLLWRIPVIEIGFVIAMLLFMWLIYAIFRSGRF; encoded by the coding sequence ATGAATACGGGAAGACGGATTCGGCAGTTGCAGCGGTACCGGACGATCGCCTCGGCGTTTGCGCGCAACGGACTTGGATATGTCTATCAAGAAATGGGTTTGACCGAGAAGCTTCCGTTCTTTCGGGACGAAGAACGGAAGGGCATACATAACAAAAGCGTCGGCGAGCGGATTCGTCTGCTGCTGGAGGAGCTGGGGCCGACCTTCGTCAAGTTGGGTCAAATCGCAAGCACGCGGCCCGACTTGATTCCCGCCCACATCTTGTCGGAACTGGAGCGTCTTCAGGATAACGTGCCGGCGTTCTCTTATCGGGAAGCCTCCGCCATCATCGAGCAGGAGCTGGGTGCGCCCGTCGAAGAATTGTTTCTGCATTTTTCCGAAACGCCTCTTGCGGCCGCCTCCATCGGGCAGGTCTATCGCGCCGTACTCAAGGATGGAACAGCCGTCGCCGTCAAAGTGCAGCGTCCGGATATTCAAACGCTGATCGAAACCGATCTGGACATCCTGGCCGATTGGGCCAGATTGGCCGAGCACCGGCTGGAGTGGGCGCGAAACTACCGGCTGCGCGACATTGTGGACGAACTCGGGAGAGCGCTGCGCGCTGAATTGGACTATACGACGGAAGCGCGTAATGCCGAGAGGTTCGCGAACCAATGCAAAACATGGAAGTATGTCCAGGTGCCGACGGTTTATTGGGATTACTGCACCAGACGGGTATTGACCATGGGCTACATAGAGGGGATTAAGCTGTCCGACCAGGAACAGTTGGATCGGGCCGGACTCGATCGCAGATTGCTTGCGGAGCGGTTTGCGAAGACCATCTTTCATCAGGTGCTGGTCGAAGGGTACTTCCATGGCGATCCTCACCCCGGCAATGTGCTGGCGCTTAAGGACGGCAGCCTGGTCTTGCTTGACTTCGGCATGGTAGGGCGGTTGACGCCCGGGATGAAGAAGCATTTTGCGTCGTTTGTCATCGCCCTGCGGAATCAAAGTTCCAAAGGCGTGATCCGCGCCATTTCCAATATGGGCATTGTCCCGGAAGATGTGAACATGGAATTGCTGTACGCGGACGTGGACGACATGCGCGAAAAATATTACAAGGTGCCGTTAAATCAGGTAAGCCTGGGAGAAGCCGTCCAAGATTTGTTTGCCGTGGCGCTCCGCCACCGGATTCGGATTCCAACGGAATTGACTTTGCTTGGAAAGGCGCTTTTGACGCTGGAAGGGGTGGTGTCGGCATTGGACCCGGCATTCAGCGTCTTTGATGTGGCCGAGCCGTTTGGGAAGAAGCTGTTCCTGGAACGGTTGAGCCCCATACAAATGCTGAAGACATGGATGGAGGATGTGCCCGAGTATCTGGATCTGCTGCGCGAGGTCCCGTTAGGCTTGAAGCAACTGTCTTCGCTGATGCGGAGAGGACAGGTGCGCGTGGAGGTCGCGGTTCCTCAGTTGGATGCCTTGATGAAGAAAATGGACCGCATCAGCAATCAATTGTCGTTCAGCATTGTTCTGCTTTCTCTTAGTATCGTGATGGTCGGACTGATTATCGGCGCGGCCCTGAGCCATTCCCAAACGCTGCTCTGGCGGATTCCCGTTATTGAGATCGGTTTTGTTATCGCGATGCTTTTGTTTATGTGGCTCATCTACGCCATCTTTCGTTCCGGCCGTTTCTAG
- a CDS encoding ABC transporter substrate-binding protein: protein MTPTVYIKSRRRKIAAYTAPVAGQLLALHIIPYAAPMHPKWTAYYYKTYREDIAVHLSAYRKNQHWEANVAKLAEARPDIVICTDRVDQAEKEKLDRVAPVVYVPWELNWRDQLRFIAEALGETREAELWLESYDRKITMARDRLRREATEDTVLILRISNQTLSAYCNRSMAEVFYGDLRMPASCLGGGAEYDQRITPEQLADVQADRLLLLIRQETETLNFWSSLQHSAAWLDLKAVRNHRVCYISSDPWCEYSASAHERIVITGSLEAMEDALALGVKPVGGITVGGKFPGMFAEITGSTQPIGEKAQPDIEAILKLKPDVILSTTKFPAEVGDKLVKIAPTIPVSHVSTDWEANLRLLAELTGNEAKAEQILQKYKADLENAKKQLGEKLKDKKVVIVRIRAGNIMIYHDDIFFNPSLYADLGLTVPEQVKAAKSQEVISLEKFSEMNPDYIFVQFSEDENADKPKALEDLQNNPIWKSLNAVKNNRVFVNVVDPLAQGGTAWSKVQFLKAAIENLNK, encoded by the coding sequence ATGACGCCGACCGTCTATATAAAAAGCCGCCGCCGCAAAATCGCCGCTTATACCGCTCCGGTGGCCGGCCAGTTGCTTGCGCTTCATATCATTCCTTACGCGGCGCCGATGCATCCGAAATGGACCGCTTACTATTACAAGACGTACCGCGAAGACATTGCCGTTCATCTCAGCGCCTATCGCAAAAATCAGCATTGGGAAGCGAATGTCGCCAAACTGGCGGAGGCGCGCCCGGATATCGTGATTTGTACGGATCGGGTCGATCAGGCCGAGAAAGAGAAGCTCGATCGCGTGGCGCCCGTCGTATATGTCCCGTGGGAGTTGAACTGGAGAGACCAGCTCCGGTTTATCGCCGAAGCTTTGGGGGAAACGAGGGAAGCGGAGCTGTGGCTGGAGAGCTACGACCGGAAAATAACGATGGCCAGGGACCGGTTGCGGCGCGAAGCAACAGAGGACACCGTTCTGATCTTAAGGATATCGAATCAGACTCTGTCCGCCTATTGCAACCGCAGCATGGCGGAAGTGTTTTATGGGGACTTGCGGATGCCCGCCTCCTGTCTGGGCGGCGGCGCCGAATACGATCAGAGGATAACGCCGGAACAGTTAGCCGACGTTCAGGCCGACCGGCTGTTGTTGTTGATCCGCCAGGAAACGGAGACGTTGAATTTCTGGTCGTCGCTGCAGCATTCGGCCGCGTGGCTGGACTTGAAGGCGGTCAGGAACCATCGGGTCTGCTATATTTCCTCCGATCCGTGGTGCGAATATTCGGCTTCCGCGCATGAACGGATCGTGATTACCGGAAGTCTGGAAGCGATGGAAGACGCGCTTGCGCTTGGCGTCAAACCCGTAGGCGGAATTACCGTAGGAGGCAAGTTCCCGGGCATGTTCGCGGAAATTACGGGTTCGACGCAGCCGATCGGAGAAAAAGCGCAGCCCGATATCGAAGCGATCCTCAAGCTTAAACCGGATGTGATTCTGAGCACCACGAAATTCCCGGCCGAAGTCGGTGATAAATTGGTCAAAATCGCTCCGACCATCCCGGTCTCCCACGTATCGACGGATTGGGAAGCGAATCTGCGGCTTCTGGCGGAGCTTACCGGGAACGAGGCCAAGGCCGAACAAATTCTGCAGAAGTACAAGGCGGATCTCGAAAATGCCAAGAAGCAACTGGGCGAGAAGCTGAAAGACAAAAAGGTCGTCATCGTCCGGATCAGAGCGGGAAATATCATGATCTACCACGACGACATTTTCTTTAATCCGTCGCTGTACGCCGATCTGGGCCTGACTGTGCCGGAGCAAGTCAAAGCCGCGAAGTCGCAGGAAGTGATCTCGCTGGAGAAGTTCAGCGAGATGAATCCGGATTACATCTTCGTGCAGTTCTCGGAGGACGAGAACGCGGATAAGCCGAAAGCTCTGGAGGATCTGCAAAACAATCCGATCTGGAAGAGCCTGAACGCGGTCAAAAACAACAGGGTGTTCGTGAATGTCGTCGATCCGCTCGCGCAAGGCGGCACGGCGTGGAGCAAAGTCCAGTTCCTGAAAGCGGCTATAGAAAATTTAAACAAGTGA
- a CDS encoding sterol desaturase family protein: protein MAYYREFLSNNVIRFVAGLSLLGAALTCLYFDGYVTILALVLGALVYAVAEYAAHRYLLHEFPKLAPALYRGHVEHHKHPQELKYLFSPVYYDVLIYSIYIPLVWLVFRQFSVTVAVVTGTLLFQLYYQWMHYAAHRPIVPRTAWGRWMKKKHLLHHYKDEYAWYGVSHPVLDYVLGTHRERDRLAREAGTEAGSSSSVNNAE, encoded by the coding sequence ATGGCCTATTATCGCGAGTTTTTGTCCAACAACGTCATTCGTTTTGTTGCCGGTTTGAGCCTGCTTGGCGCGGCGCTGACTTGCCTTTATTTTGACGGTTATGTCACGATTCTCGCGCTGGTCTTGGGCGCGCTGGTTTATGCCGTTGCCGAATACGCGGCGCACCGGTATTTGCTGCATGAGTTTCCCAAGCTCGCACCCGCGTTGTACCGGGGGCATGTCGAGCACCATAAACATCCGCAGGAGCTGAAATATTTATTCAGTCCGGTCTACTATGACGTGTTGATTTACAGCATCTACATTCCTCTGGTATGGCTGGTTTTTCGGCAGTTTTCCGTTACGGTCGCCGTCGTCACCGGCACGCTTTTGTTTCAGCTTTATTATCAATGGATGCATTATGCGGCGCATCGTCCGATTGTGCCTCGGACAGCTTGGGGAAGGTGGATGAAAAAGAAACATTTGCTGCATCATTATAAAGATGAATACGCCTGGTACGGTGTATCCCACCCTGTCTTGGATTATGTTCTGGGAACCCATAGGGAACGCGACCGATTGGCAAGGGAAGCGGGCACCGAAGCGGGAAGTTCGTCGTCAGTCAATAACGCCGAATGA
- a CDS encoding phasin family protein, producing MKETIGKAIALGLGLAVAGKEQIEKTVEELVKKGEVTRTESKALMEELIKKGEETRQQLEAMAKERINAILGEKRLATREDIARIEQRLDALERKVQN from the coding sequence ATGAAAGAAACGATCGGAAAAGCCATCGCGCTTGGATTGGGATTGGCCGTCGCCGGCAAGGAGCAGATCGAGAAAACGGTTGAAGAGCTGGTGAAAAAAGGCGAAGTCACCCGGACGGAATCCAAGGCGTTGATGGAGGAGCTTATCAAGAAAGGAGAGGAGACGCGGCAGCAGTTGGAGGCGATGGCGAAGGAACGCATAAACGCCATTCTGGGCGAAAAACGATTGGCTACCCGGGAGGATATCGCGCGGATCGAACAGCGATTGGACGCGTTGGAGCGCAAAGTCCAGAACTGA
- a CDS encoding FecCD family ABC transporter permease, with product MVKPSSARYRLVWLACAGCIFAVFYVSLTNGTFDMSVREVLNTLLRIDPVPEHDLVIFEFRLPRIIVGALVGFGLGAAGAVIQGITRNELADPGILGINAGAGAAIVLFMFWFHGHFRGLDLLGIFAMPLFGLVGGLLAAVLIYWFSRVNGRLDPQRLILVGIAIGFGFGALALYVSLKMNPQDFEMATVWLTGSIWSSNWSYIGSMLPWLLVLIPIVIGRARILDLYQLGEDGAKSLGVRTEMEKHMLLLCSIGIISVCVSVSGNIGFVGLLSPHIAKRLAGLHHRRVIPLGGAIGMLLVMASDFIAKTVFAPVELPVGIVIAIVGVPYFVYLLYKTRGVI from the coding sequence GTGGTTAAGCCTTCGTCCGCACGTTACCGGCTCGTGTGGCTCGCCTGTGCCGGATGTATTTTCGCGGTGTTTTATGTAAGTCTGACGAACGGCACCTTCGATATGTCCGTCAGGGAGGTTCTGAATACCCTCCTGCGAATCGATCCCGTGCCGGAGCATGATTTGGTTATTTTCGAGTTCCGGTTGCCGCGAATTATTGTCGGCGCTCTGGTCGGATTCGGTCTCGGCGCAGCGGGGGCGGTCATTCAGGGGATCACCCGAAACGAGCTTGCCGATCCGGGAATTTTGGGGATTAACGCCGGAGCGGGGGCCGCCATTGTTCTGTTTATGTTTTGGTTTCACGGGCATTTCAGGGGCCTGGACCTGCTCGGCATTTTTGCCATGCCCTTGTTCGGTTTGGTCGGCGGCTTGCTGGCCGCCGTTTTGATTTATTGGTTCTCCCGGGTGAACGGGAGGCTGGACCCGCAGCGTCTGATTCTGGTCGGAATCGCGATCGGATTCGGCTTCGGAGCGCTCGCGCTGTACGTATCGCTCAAGATGAACCCCCAGGACTTCGAGATGGCCACCGTATGGTTGACCGGGAGCATTTGGAGCAGCAACTGGTCTTATATCGGTTCGATGCTTCCCTGGCTTCTTGTTCTGATTCCGATCGTAATCGGAAGAGCGCGTATCCTCGATCTGTATCAGTTGGGGGAAGACGGCGCGAAAAGTCTCGGCGTGCGCACGGAAATGGAAAAGCATATGCTGCTGCTCTGCAGCATCGGCATCATCAGCGTATGCGTGTCGGTATCGGGGAATATCGGATTTGTCGGCTTGTTGTCGCCGCATATCGCCAAACGTCTGGCGGGCCTTCATCACCGGCGCGTCATTCCGCTGGGAGGAGCGATCGGCATGCTGCTCGTGATGGCTTCGGATTTTATAGCGAAGACGGTTTTCGCTCCGGTGGAGCTTCCCGTCGGAATTGTCATTGCCATCGTCGGCGTGCCCTACTTTGTGTACCTGCTGTATAAAACCAGAGGAGTGATCTGA